The window TGTTTCAGATCGCGTTGCGATTATCGATAAAGGGTATATCAGATACGAATCCGATATAGAGACCTTTAAGAAAGATGATGCGATCAAGAAACAGTATCTTGCAGTATAAATAAATACATCGTATATCGTATATCGCAACATAAAAGGGACAAATGCCCTCTTTAAAGCTCATGCTGATGCAAAGTTGCATCAGTGTAGTTCACCTTTGCACAGCATATGATATGGAATGTAATAGAAAACTGAAATTGTAACAAAAAAAGGCAATACATCCAGCTTCCTATTGATAAAAATACTCAGTTAATTCAAAGCGTTATATAATGTTATATTTTTATCGCCTATCGCCTCACGCCTCACGCCTAACGGTCTTCATAATGGCACATAAATTGCTTTACTATTATAAAGAAATCATGAAAGGAGGAGATTATGGCACTCATGACGTCTGAACAATACATCGAGAGCTTGAGAAGGGTCAAAAAACATATATTCCTCGGCGGTGAGAAGATAGATAACTACGTGGATCACCCTATAATACGGCCTTCGATAAACTCCTGTGCGATGACCTATGAACTGAGCGCGCAGCCGGAGCATGAGGAGCTCCTTACAGTTACATCAAGCCTGACGGGGAAAAAGATCAACCGTTTCACGCACCTCCACCAGAGCGCTGAAGACCTTATAAAAAAGGTCAAGATGCAGAGAGTACTCGGTCAAAAGACCGGCTGCTGTTTTCAGCGTTGCGTCGGTTTTGACGGCTTCAATGCCGTTGATTCTGTCACCTATGAGATGGACGAGGAGCTCGGGACAGACTACAATAAAAGATTCCGGGCATACCTTGAGTATGTGCAGGACAACGATCTTGTTGTAGATGGCGCCATGACCGATACGAAAGGGGACCGAAAGCTTGCCCCTTCAGAACAGAAAGACCCTGATCAGTTTGTCCACGTTGTCGAAAGAAAGCCCGGCGGTATTGTGGTCAGGGGCGCGAAGGCGCATCAGACAGGAGCGGTCAATTCCCATGAGATACTGGTTATGCCTACACAGACAATGCGGGAAGCGGACAAGGATTACGCTGTTTCTTTTGCGGTGCCGGCTGATGCCAGGGGGATACTCTATATCTACGGCAGGCAGTCCTGCGATACGAGAAGGCTTGAAGATGGTGACATAGATGTTGGGAATGCGATGTTTGGCGGTCAGGAAGCGCTTATCGTCTTTAATGACGTATTTGTGCCCTGGGAAAGGGTTTTTATGTGTGGTGAATATCAGCACTCAGGGGCGCTCGTGGAAAGGTTCGCGGGATACCACAGACAGAGCTACGGTGGATGCAAGAGCGGGGTAGGAGACGTTTTGATAGGAGCTGCCCAGGCTATTTCAAAGATCCAGGGTATCGAAAAGGCTTCGCACGTGAAGGATAAGCTGGTAGAGATGACACACCTGAACGAAACGATTTATGCCTGCGGTGTGGCTTGTTCGGCCGAGGGGAAACCCACACGTTCAGGAACGTATCTTATTGACCTGATGCTGGCGAATGTATGCAAACTCCATGTAACACAGCTGCCGTATCTGATCTCCCGCTTAGCTCAGGACATAGCAGGAGGCCTTGTGGTGACTCTGCCGGGGGAACAGGATTTCAAGAATCCCGAGATAGGTCAATATCTTGAAAAGTATTTCAAAAGCGCGACGGCGTACAGCACAGAGGACAGGTGCAGGATGCAGAGATTGATAGAAAACCTTACCCTCGGAATGGGCGCAGTGGGTTATCTCACGGAGTCGCTGCACGGAGCAGGATCCCCGCAGGCGCAGAAGATCATGATAGGGAGGCTGGCAAACTTTGATTATAAGGCTGAACTTGCAGAAGAACTTGCAGGGATAAAGAGGAGCTGATAGCCCGGGTTGATCTGTGGGACGTGTAAAATACTGCGGCAACTGTAACCCGGAGGTAGATCCCAGAAAGATAAGGAAGATCCTGGAAAAGATGGCTTCCGCTACAGATGACGATGTGCTGATATGTATCAACGGATGTTCAAGGATGTGCCTGACAAAGAAGATGAAACCTGACCCGACACAAAGGAGATTAAATTTGTTCGTACGTGAGGTCTTCGAGCAAAGCAAACGTGGTGTTGACGGAGGAGGAGAGTAATGAAGCGTTACGGCGAGAAAATATGCACTGCTGAGGAGGCAGTGAAAAGGGTAAAATCAGGCGACAGAATAGCGTTTTCACATGCCTGCGGAGAACCGAGGGTGCTTCCTGGCGAGCTGATGAAACGGGCTGGTGAATTGAAGGATGTTCAGATTGTCCACATGGTTCCCATGGGCGAAGCGCCTTACTGCAAGCCGGAGTATGCCGGAAGCTTCAGGCATGTGGCGCTTTTCACCGGCGCACCGACACGGAATGCCATCTGGGATAATATGGCAGACTATATACCTTACGTTTTCAGCGAGATCCCTTTTCTTTTTGATACCCTGTTACCNNNNNNNNNNNNNNNNNNNNNNNNNNNNNNNNNNNNNNNNNNNNNNNNNNNNNNNNNNNNNNNNNNNNNNNNNNNNNNNNNNNNNNNNNNNNNNNNNNNNGGAGTATCGAGGATTGTCCCTGTATTGAAAGAAGGGGCTGCCGTTACTACATCACGGAACGATGTTGACTATGTTGCGACCGATTTTGGGATAGCGGCCTTAAAAGGCAAAACGGTGCGTGAGAGAATGAAGGCGCTCATCAATATTGCAGACCCGAAATTCAGAGAAGACCTGACCAAAAAGGCATACGAGATCTACCATATCCTTCTTTGAAGCGATTCTTGCCAGGGTTCAAGGGTCCTATCAAATACCCCCCAACCCCCCTTTTTCCCTTGGATCCTGGTCCCTTAAAAACAGTATATCGTATATAGTATATCGTGGTTCTAAGACCATTCAGCGTAAAGAGCGGTGAAAAGCATATCGTAAACGGCAAAAGAATCTTTTCGACATACGATATACGAACTACGATATACTGTGGGGTTATCCGAAGCGTCCTGTTATATAGCCTTCAGTCCTCTCATCTCCGGGCGAGGTAAAGATCTGTGAGGTTTCACCGAATTCAACGAGGTCACCGAGGAGCATGAAGCCGGTGTAGTCTGATACCCTCGCTGCCTGCTGCATATTGTGTGTTACGATCAGTATGGTATACTTCTCTTTCAGTTCCATCATAAGCTCTTCGACCCTCATGGTGGCAATCGGGTCGAGGGCAGAACATGGTTCATCAAGGAGGATGATCTCGGGCTCCACGGTCAAAAGACGCGCGATGCAGAGTCTCTGTTTTATCTCCTCGGAGAGGTTGAGGGCCGGTACGGAAAGTTTGTCTTTTAATTCTTCCCATAGGCCGACGGCCCGCAGACAATTCTCCACCATATCCCTGTTTTTCTTTTTATTTCCCAGGCCATGTATCTTCAGTCCATAGATCATGTTTTCATAGACCGTGAAAGGAAAAGGATTTGGCCGTTGAAATACCATGCCCACCTTTTTGCGGAGTTCTATGATATCGACCTCTTCGATCCTTTGATCATGGACAAAGATGTCCCCTGATATCCGGATGTCATCAATAAGGTCGTTCATACGGTTGAAGCAGCGTAAAAGAGTGGACTTACCGCAGCCCGAAGGTCCGATGAGCGCCGTGATAGAGTTTTTATGGACGTTGAAATTGATCTCCTTCAAAGCCTGAAAGCTGCCGTAGTGGAGATTGAGATCTTTTGTTTTCAGAACAAAGTTATTCATTATCCGAATTTTCCCTGGATGTAATCCTCTGTTTTCTTTATTGACGGCGTTGTGAAAAGTTTTTCCGTTGTGTCGTATTCGATGAGATCTCCCAGGTAGAAGAAGGCCGAGAAGTCTGTAATGCGGGCAATCTGCTTTGTGTTGTTGGAAACAAGGATGATCGTAAAATCCTTTTTCAGTTCACTCAGGGCATCTTCGATCTTTGCCGTTGAGATCGGGTCAAGCCCTGAACAGGGTTCATCAAGGAGAATGATCTCCGGTTTCAGGGCCAGCGTTCTGGCGAGACAAAGCCTTTGCTGTTGTCCGCCTGATAATTTGAGAGCGGACATACTCAGCCTGTCTTTTACCTCATCCCAGAGGAATGCCTTTTTCAGGCTGTCCTCCACAATGTAGTGGAGCGCGGTACGGTCTCCGATCCCTTTCAGACGCGGACCGTAAGCGATATTTTCATATATTGAGCGGGGGAGGGGGGTGGGAACAGCAAAGACGGTGCCCACGCGTCTTCTCAATTCAACGGTGTCAAGCCCGCCATCCAGAATGTTTTGCCCGTCTATATACACTTCACCTTCCATATGGACACCTTCTTCAAAATCGATCATCCGGTTAATGACTGATATAAGTGAAGACTTGCCGCTGCCCGAAGGCCCCATGAAGCCGGTAATAGTGTTTCTATATACATCGATAGTAACGCCTTTCAGGATCTCATTTTTTGAAAAGGTAACGCGCAGTCTGTTGATCGCAATCTTCGTATTCATAATTTTCAGGAGTACTTTGATATTGTTTTATTCATCAGGTAGTATGCTAAAACATTGATCAATAATATGCTCACAACAAGCACCAATGCCGTGCCGTAGGCCTTTTCCATGGAGATCCCTTCACGGGCCAGTATGTAAAAATGGACTGCCATGGTTCTGCCGGAATCCATAAGGGAGGTAGGGAGCCTCAGAGAGCTGCCCATAGTAAATATTACCGCTGCCGTCTCCCCAACAGCTCTTCCAACGCTTAGCATGATCCCTGTTAAAATTCCGGGGATAGCTGAAGGCAATACAACCTTTGTGACCGTCTCCCATTTTGTCGCACTGAGTGAGTAGCTGACGATCCTCAGGTTTCTTGGAACGGCCTTGATGGCCTCTTCGCTGGTCCTTATTATCGTTGGGAGTATCATGATCGTTATGGTAAGGACCCCTGCGAGCAAAGACCAGCCCATCTTCAGTTTGATGACAAAGAATATGAAGCCGAAAAGGCCGTACAGGATGGATGGTATCCCCGCGAGTGATTCGACACCGAAGCGTATGATCTTGGTAAATATGGATTCTTTTGTATATTCAGTTAAAAATATTGCTGTTCCGACACCAAGAGGTGTCGCAAAGAGTATTGAGAGAAGTGCAAGTAGTATCGTTCCGGCGATTGAAGGGAAGATACCGCCGATCCTCCCCATATCTTGAGGATAAGCAAAGATAAATTCAAAATTTACGTAGGGGAGTCCCTTGAAACAGATAATAGCGACAATGATCACCAGTATGCCGACCGTAAAAAAGGCCTGGAAATTTAACCCGATCTGTACAAATTTATTGGTAAACCTTGGATTTATTCTCATATTACATCCTTCTCTTGATCCCGAAATTGGCTATATAGTTCAGTATCATAATAATAACGAGCAAAACGACACCGGTAGAAAACAGTCCAAGCCTGTGATCACCTGTTGCGTAGGCAAGTTCCAGCGCAATATTGCCCGTAAGCGTTCGTAAAGGATCGAGGATGCTGGTAGGTATCCTGAGGGCATTCCCGGCGATCATAATGACAGCCATTGTTTCCCCGATGGCCCTCCCCATGCCCAGTATAAAACTCGCGAGGATCCCTGATCTTGCCGCAGGGATGATCACTTTGTAGATCGTTTGCCATTTTGTTGCTCCCATGGCAAAAGAGCCCTCCCGGTATGTTTTCGGAACACTCATCAGGGCATCGAAAGAGATACTGATTATGGTAGGCAGGATCATGATCCCGAGGATGATGGAGGTTGCAAGGAGTGAAAAACCTGATCCCCCGATATAGTTTCTTACGATGGGCACGATGTAAACAACCCCGAGGAACCCGTATACTACCGATGGGATACCGGCAAGGAGTTCAAGGGCCGGTTTCAAGAACATTTTAAGGCGCTTTCCTGAATATTCAGAGAGGTATATCGCGCAGGAAAGCCCCATGGGAGCGCCTATGACAAGAGCGCCGAATGTAACGAGAAAGGAAGACACGATCATAGGGAATATGCCGAAGAAACCTTTTGTGGGGGCCCACTTGAAGCCCAGGATGATATTTTTCAAACCGATTTTGTGAAAAAGGGGCAACCCTTCAAAGAGGATGAAGATAAAGATCAGGAAGAGAAACAAGAGTGATGAAAGGGCAAAGGTAACCAGTACCCACTTCACGAATTGTTCCTTTTTTACAGGATTTTTAATCATAGAAACCGACCAGGCCCTCTTTTTTAAGGATGCTCTGCCCATCCTTTGAAAGTACAAAATTGACAAACTTTTTTCCGTCTTCGTCAAGTTCACCGTTTGTTACATATAAAAATGGTCTCACGATCTTGTATCTCCCGGTTTTGATGTTTTTGATACTTGGGGCAACACCATCGATGGTTAAGGATTTTACCCTTTGATCGATCAGTCCGAGGGAGATGTACCCTATTGCATACGGGTCAGTGGCAACTACTTCCTTTACGGACCCGTTTGAATCCTGGACCATGATGCCATCGTCTATCTCACGTTTTTTCATAATAAGTTCTTCAAAGGAACTCCGCGTACCGGAGCCTTCCTCGCGTGTCACCGCGTCTATCTTTCTGTTGATCCAGCCCAGTTGGTTCCAGTTTTTGATCTCACCGCTGAATATCTTACTGACCTGTTGCAAAGTGAGTGCTTTAAGAAGATTTTTTGGGTGTACGACAACGGCAATGCCGTCATAGCAGATCGTTATCGTGTTAAGCATCTTCTCCTCTTCTTTCAATTCCCTCGATGACATCCCGATATTAACGGTGTTGTTAAGACACGCCTGGATGCCGGCGGTAGATCCTCCACCCTGAACATCAATAACAAATGCACGATGGTCAATCATAAAATGCTCTGCAAGTTTTTCCGTAAAAGGCATTACCGATGTTGACCCCGCAATGGTAATGGTGTGTTTGTTTTTTTTTGCCTTATCGGCCGGTTTGTTACTGCAGGAGATTATCAATGCTGCAAGCGCAACAACGATAATGCCAAGTTTTCTGACCATCTTTATTCCTCGGGGTCGGGGTCCTTCAAATGCCGTATGATCTTCCCCTCTACCATAAATATCACCAGTTCGGCAATATTTACTGCGTGGTCAGCCATTCTTTCAAGGTATTTTGATATAAAAAGGAGCCTCGTTGCCCTGGAGATTGTCCGCATGTCCTGCATCATGTAGGTCAGCAGTTCACGAAATATCTGGTCAAGCAGCTGGTCGACCTGTTCGTCATCTCTTGTCACCTTCAAGGCGAGTTGCACGTCTTCCCTTACAAACGCGTCAAGACTTTCTTTTACCATGATCTGTACGATCTCAGCCATCTTCGGCAGGTCGATATAGGGTTTTAACTGTGGTTCCTGGTTTATTTCCTGGACCCTCTCGCAGATGTTGACCGCCATATCACCTATTCGTTCCAGGTCGTAGTTGATCTTGATGGCCGTTGTGATGAACCTGAGGTCCCTTGCTGCCGGCTGCCGGAGTGCCAGGAGCTTTAGGCAAAGCTCGTCCACCTCGATCTCGTTGCTGTTAATAATATCGTCGTTGTCAATGACGCTTTTTGCGCGCTCTGAATCTCTTTCCTGGAGCGATTTTATCGCGTTCTGAATGGCCTTTTCTACGAGTCCGCCTTCGTAAAGGAGTTTTTCCTTTAATTCCTTCAGTTCCAGATCAAAGGCCTTGTAAATGTGTCCTTCCAGCATACGTCCTCCTTATAACCGGTAAACAGAGTATAGTAATTTTCGTTGCTGATTACAATGAGATTTTGGGTTAGCCAAATTTGCCGGTGAGATATTCTTCGGTTCTTTTATCTTTCGGGACAGTAAACATCTTTTCAGTAGACCCGAATTCGATCAACTCGCCAAGATAGAGAAATGCCGTATAATCAGACACCCGGGCAGCCTGGCCGATATTGTGCGTAACGAGGAGCATCGTGACGTTATTTTTCAGTTCAACAAATAGTTCTTCGATCTGGGAGGTTGATTTTGGATCGAGGGCGGACGTGGGCTCATCGAGAAGCAGTATCTCAGGATTCATTGCAAGCGCCCTTGCTATGCAGAGCCTCTGTTGCTGCCCTCCCGAGAGGAAGGTCCCTTTCCTGT is drawn from Syntrophorhabdaceae bacterium and contains these coding sequences:
- a CDS encoding 4-hydroxyphenylacetate 3-hydroxylase family protein, whose amino-acid sequence is MALMTSEQYIESLRRVKKHIFLGGEKIDNYVDHPIIRPSINSCAMTYELSAQPEHEELLTVTSSLTGKKINRFTHLHQSAEDLIKKVKMQRVLGQKTGCCFQRCVGFDGFNAVDSVTYEMDEELGTDYNKRFRAYLEYVQDNDLVVDGAMTDTKGDRKLAPSEQKDPDQFVHVVERKPGGIVVRGAKAHQTGAVNSHEILVMPTQTMREADKDYAVSFAVPADARGILYIYGRQSCDTRRLEDGDIDVGNAMFGGQEALIVFNDVFVPWERVFMCGEYQHSGALVERFAGYHRQSYGGCKSGVGDVLIGAAQAISKIQGIEKASHVKDKLVEMTHLNETIYACGVACSAEGKPTRSGTYLIDLMLANVCKLHVTQLPYLISRLAQDIAGGLVVTLPGEQDFKNPEIGQYLEKYFKSATAYSTEDRCRMQRLIENLTLGMGAVGYLTESLHGAGSPQAQKIMIGRLANFDYKAELAEELAGIKRS
- a CDS encoding acetyl-CoA hydrolase/transferase C-terminal domain-containing protein, which translates into the protein GVSRIVPVLKEGAAVTTSRNDVDYVATDFGIAALKGKTVRERMKALINIADPKFREDLTKKAYEIYHILL
- the pstB gene encoding phosphate ABC transporter ATP-binding protein PstB, which codes for MNNFVLKTKDLNLHYGSFQALKEINFNVHKNSITALIGPSGCGKSTLLRCFNRMNDLIDDIRISGDIFVHDQRIEEVDIIELRKKVGMVFQRPNPFPFTVYENMIYGLKIHGLGNKKKNRDMVENCLRAVGLWEELKDKLSVPALNLSEEIKQRLCIARLLTVEPEIILLDEPCSALDPIATMRVEELMMELKEKYTILIVTHNMQQAARVSDYTGFMLLGDLVEFGETSQIFTSPGDERTEGYITGRFG
- a CDS encoding phosphate ABC transporter ATP-binding protein translates to MNTKIAINRLRVTFSKNEILKGVTIDVYRNTITGFMGPSGSGKSSLISVINRMIDFEEGVHMEGEVYIDGQNILDGGLDTVELRRRVGTVFAVPTPLPRSIYENIAYGPRLKGIGDRTALHYIVEDSLKKAFLWDEVKDRLSMSALKLSGGQQQRLCLARTLALKPEIILLDEPCSGLDPISTAKIEDALSELKKDFTIILVSNNTKQIARITDFSAFFYLGDLIEYDTTEKLFTTPSIKKTEDYIQGKFG
- the pstA gene encoding phosphate ABC transporter permease PstA, with amino-acid sequence MRINPRFTNKFVQIGLNFQAFFTVGILVIIVAIICFKGLPYVNFEFIFAYPQDMGRIGGIFPSIAGTILLALLSILFATPLGVGTAIFLTEYTKESIFTKIIRFGVESLAGIPSILYGLFGFIFFVIKLKMGWSLLAGVLTITIMILPTIIRTSEEAIKAVPRNLRIVSYSLSATKWETVTKVVLPSAIPGILTGIMLSVGRAVGETAAVIFTMGSSLRLPTSLMDSGRTMAVHFYILAREGISMEKAYGTALVLVVSILLINVLAYYLMNKTISKYS
- the pstC gene encoding phosphate ABC transporter permease subunit PstC, producing the protein MIKNPVKKEQFVKWVLVTFALSSLLFLFLIFIFILFEGLPLFHKIGLKNIILGFKWAPTKGFFGIFPMIVSSFLVTFGALVIGAPMGLSCAIYLSEYSGKRLKMFLKPALELLAGIPSVVYGFLGVVYIVPIVRNYIGGSGFSLLATSIILGIMILPTIISISFDALMSVPKTYREGSFAMGATKWQTIYKVIIPAARSGILASFILGMGRAIGETMAVIMIAGNALRIPTSILDPLRTLTGNIALELAYATGDHRLGLFSTGVVLLVIIMILNYIANFGIKRRM
- a CDS encoding phosphate ABC transporter substrate-binding protein; translation: MVRKLGIIVVALAALIISCSNKPADKAKKNKHTITIAGSTSVMPFTEKLAEHFMIDHRAFVIDVQGGGSTAGIQACLNNTVNIGMSSRELKEEEKMLNTITICYDGIAVVVHPKNLLKALTLQQVSKIFSGEIKNWNQLGWINRKIDAVTREEGSGTRSSFEELIMKKREIDDGIMVQDSNGSVKEVVATDPYAIGYISLGLIDQRVKSLTIDGVAPSIKNIKTGRYKIVRPFLYVTNGELDEDGKKFVNFVLSKDGQSILKKEGLVGFYD
- the phoU gene encoding phosphate signaling complex protein PhoU, coding for MLEGHIYKAFDLELKELKEKLLYEGGLVEKAIQNAIKSLQERDSERAKSVIDNDDIINSNEIEVDELCLKLLALRQPAARDLRFITTAIKINYDLERIGDMAVNICERVQEINQEPQLKPYIDLPKMAEIVQIMVKESLDAFVREDVQLALKVTRDDEQVDQLLDQIFRELLTYMMQDMRTISRATRLLFISKYLERMADHAVNIAELVIFMVEGKIIRHLKDPDPEE